One segment of Tetrapisispora phaffii CBS 4417 chromosome 1, complete genome DNA contains the following:
- the TPHA0A05640 gene encoding RNA methyltransferase (similar to Saccharomyces cerevisiae YGR283C and YMR310C; ancestral locus Anc_5.7), with protein MAVKKSFKEEKPVFSKAVSVTQTKQKKKQNHAAKKEVVLKKPTKSLKVSSKNLNYSICIPTSITDDCKNLEQTTNVIYHIAKTATIFNVGEVIILDLGKETPIEVTEDIKGTKGETKKRLSRPMLIATLLQYFVTPPYLVNTVFKKDYHKYFKYACKLPRLSVLPFMRYYEEDKGRFREGLAVRMSKPEATNSNQSNSKKAKEFKQTKYINIGKSECLELKSQLVPVNVRVTVDTVEKRVVAPQEAYGDYVGAQSSFGYHVRVCKKFGSVFTESAFPEGYSQAIWCNSGDYYYNEKLKKNDSIENELPRIQSIVKSEKKTSENGDETPAAQMSNLLVLYGKWKHILESFEASKEMFEGCSGPHEFFDGQLELPGAAPRGMIPISDCCTISLTLLSTM; from the coding sequence CTTTTCAAAGGCAGTGTCCGTTACGCAGACAaagcagaagaagaagcaaAACCATGCTGCTAAGAAAGAAGTTGTTTTAAAGAAACCTACTAAGAGCTTGAAAGTTTCATCAAAAAATCTGAATTACTCTATTTGCATACCTACTAGTATAACAGACGATtgtaaaaatttagaaCAAACAACAAATGTCATTTATCATATTGCAAAGACAGCTACCATTTTCAATGTTGGTGAGGTGATTATTTTAGATCTAGGTAAAGAGACACCAATTGAAGTCACCGAAGATATTAAAGGTACCAAAGGTGAGACGAAGAAGAGACTGTCGAGACCGATGTTAATTGCTACGTTATTACAATACTTCGTTACACCTCCATATTTGGTCAACACCGTGTTCAAGAAGGATTACcataaatatttcaagtATGCATGCAAATTGCCAAGATTATCTGTTCTACCATTCATGAGATACTATGAAGAGGATAAAGGCCGTTTCAGAGAGGGTCTTGCTGTCAGAATGAGCAAACCAGAAGCTACCAATAGTAACCAAAGTAACAGCAAAAAGGCTAAAGAGTTTAAACAGACGAAGTACATAAACATTGGGAAATCCGAGTGCCTGGAACTAAAGAGTCAGTTAGTGCCGGTGAATGTGCGTGTTACAGTAGACACCGTTGAGAAGAGAGTTGTCGCCCCACAAGAAGCATACGGAGACTATGTGGGAGCCCAATCATCGTTTGGGTACCATGTCCGTGTGTGTAAGAAATTCGGATCTGTGTTTACAGAAAGCGCCTTCCCAGAGGGTTATTCACAAGCAATCTGGTGCAATAGTGGTGATTATTACTACAACGAAAAGCTAAAGAAGAACGACAGTATCGAGAATGAGCTGCCTCGTATACAGAGCATAGTAAAATCTGAAAAGAAGACGAGCGAGAACGGGGACGAGACCCCAGCTGCACAAATGTCAAATTTGTTAGTACTGTACGGGAAGTGGAAACACATACTGGAATCGTTTGAGGCCTCTAAGGAGATGTTCGAAGGGTGTTCTGGCCCACACGAATTCTTTGACGGCCAGCTAGAACTACCTGGGGCAGCCCCAAGAGGCATGATCCCAATCAGCGACTGCTGCACAATCTCGTTGACACTGCTGTCCACTATGTAG